A single Curtobacterium sp. MCSS17_015 DNA region contains:
- a CDS encoding DsbA family oxidoreductase produces MNDSVKVDVWSDIACPWCYIGKRKFEAGVAAFGGPVEVEYHSFELSPDTPVDFEGTEAEFLSQHKGLPVQQAQQMIDQVAGIAAQVDLHYDYDALRHTNTVKAHQVIHVAKQHGKQLEMVERLFAGYFERGEHVGQDESLADLAAEVGLDRDEVIATLRDDAQLAAVRADQAQAQAYGINGVPFFVIDGKYGVSGAQDPAAFEQVLRQVVALRESTPAEMAEAAQRAEDDAAADAEVTR; encoded by the coding sequence ATGAACGACTCCGTGAAGGTCGATGTCTGGTCGGACATCGCCTGCCCCTGGTGCTACATCGGCAAGCGCAAGTTCGAGGCGGGCGTCGCCGCGTTCGGCGGACCGGTCGAGGTCGAGTACCACTCCTTCGAACTGAGCCCGGACACGCCCGTCGACTTCGAGGGCACCGAGGCCGAGTTCCTCTCGCAGCACAAGGGCCTGCCGGTGCAGCAGGCCCAGCAGATGATCGACCAGGTCGCCGGCATCGCCGCCCAGGTCGACCTGCACTACGACTACGACGCCCTGCGGCACACGAACACCGTCAAGGCGCACCAGGTGATCCACGTCGCCAAGCAGCACGGCAAGCAGCTCGAGATGGTCGAGCGCCTCTTCGCAGGCTACTTCGAGCGCGGCGAGCACGTGGGCCAGGACGAGTCCCTCGCCGACCTCGCCGCCGAGGTCGGACTCGACCGCGACGAGGTGATCGCCACCCTCCGCGACGACGCGCAGCTCGCGGCCGTCCGTGCGGACCAGGCGCAGGCGCAGGCGTACGGCATCAACGGTGTCCCGTTCTTCGTCATCGACGGCAAGTACGGCGTCTCCGGCGCGCAGGACCCGGCCGCGTTCGAGCAGGTCCTCCGCCAGGTGGTGGCGCTCCGGGAGTCGACCCCGGCCGAGATGGCCGAGGCCGCCCAGCGCGCCGAGGACGACGCGGCAGCGGACGCCGAGGTGACCCGATGA
- a CDS encoding YbaK/EbsC family protein, with translation MTVPAAVARFDADAAARGLDVQVVERPAADSLEGAAALLGIDPGDIVKTLVVKRHDGGFLLALVPGGRSIAWKKLRTVVGVNKLSMPDAATALEASGYERGTITPIGATGELPVFADERVLGRRVALGAGRHGASAFVDGDALVAAYGATVADITDEEPARP, from the coding sequence ATGACCGTTCCCGCCGCCGTCGCCCGCTTCGATGCCGACGCCGCCGCCCGAGGCCTGGACGTCCAGGTCGTCGAGCGTCCCGCAGCCGACTCCCTCGAGGGCGCCGCGGCCCTGCTCGGCATCGACCCGGGCGACATCGTGAAGACCCTGGTCGTGAAACGGCACGACGGCGGGTTCCTGCTCGCGCTGGTCCCCGGGGGCCGGAGCATCGCCTGGAAGAAGCTCCGCACCGTCGTCGGCGTGAACAAGCTGTCGATGCCCGACGCGGCCACCGCCCTCGAGGCCAGCGGCTACGAACGCGGCACCATCACCCCGATCGGCGCGACGGGCGAGCTGCCGGTCTTCGCCGACGAGCGCGTGCTCGGTCGGCGGGTCGCCCTCGGCGCGGGGCGCCACGGCGCGAGCGCCTTCGTGGACGGCGACGCACTCGTCGCGGCCTACGGTGCGACGGTCGCCGACATCACCGACGAGGAGCCGGCGCGCCCCTGA